A single window of Streptomyces sp. NBC_00464 DNA harbors:
- a CDS encoding alpha-mannosidase: MHHDRTVTERRLARVLDQRLRPAVYRESLPLDVAIWNVDGEPVPVSEGLAAPYEPVRTGAAWGPAWSTSWFRISGTVPAAWAGQRVEAVLDLGFGTTQPGFSAEGLVYRADGTPVKALNPRNAWLPIAEPSCGGEEFVYYVEAAANPVIFDSGTDGDPFVPTRAGGVAPWLRGGGAPDEPLYRLNRMDLAVFDSVVWELVQDLDVLGGLMHQLPEDSTRRRQLAHAVDRALDVIDLQDIGGTAAPAREVLAPSLASPAHAGAHRVSAVGHAHIDTAWLWPVRETVRKAARTVSNVTALMDDHPDFRFVMSQAQQLAWLKEQRPEVFARVVEKVHTGQFLPTGSLWVEPDTNLSGGESLVRQFVHGKRFYLEEFGVETKDMWLPDTFGYNAALPQLMKLAGIEWFLTQKISWNTTNAFPHHTFWWEGIDGTRIFSHFPPVDSYNGDLSGADIGHTERNFRDKGAANRSLVPFGYGDGGGGPTREMLARARRLEDLEGSARLEMEGPAEFFTKAREEYTDAPVWVGELYLELHRGTLTSQLATKQGNRRSEHLLREAELWAATATLRTGRPYPYELLDRVWKTVLLHQFHDILPGTSIAWVHREAEETYAEVARELGEVIGTAQRSLSAGASGSGTGGETVFNAAPHARDGVPALGASPRARAVGPVAARPTEDGGFVLDNGLVRITVDARGLVTSALDLTAGREALAPGTVGNLLQLHQDFPNQWDAWDVDAFYRNTVRDLTEADEVGAVPDGVRVVRSFNASRITQVLRLDEGSRRLDIETHVDWQECEKILKAAFPLDVRAAESSAEIPFGHVRRPTHSNTSWDSARFEICAHRYLHLAEPGWGAALVNDSSYGHDVTRDVRPDGGTTTTARVSLLRAPLFPDPDCDRGEHRLRYALVLGADIQDAIREGYHFNLPERAVPGGAAVEPLVRIDEEGVVVEAVKLADDRSGDVVVRLYESGGGRVRTTLRAGFPVVSARITDLLERDMEGEAAPALRGSEVTLSLRPFQILTLRLVPGAGGTSAAEAG; the protein is encoded by the coding sequence ATGCACCACGACCGAACGGTCACCGAACGCCGGCTCGCCCGCGTACTGGACCAGCGCCTGCGGCCCGCCGTGTACCGCGAGAGCCTGCCGCTGGACGTCGCGATCTGGAACGTCGACGGCGAGCCCGTGCCCGTGTCCGAAGGACTCGCGGCGCCGTACGAACCGGTCCGCACCGGCGCGGCGTGGGGACCGGCCTGGTCCACCAGCTGGTTCCGGATCAGCGGCACGGTTCCCGCCGCCTGGGCCGGACAGCGGGTCGAGGCGGTTCTGGACCTCGGCTTCGGCACCACCCAGCCGGGCTTCTCCGCGGAGGGCCTCGTGTACCGCGCCGACGGAACACCGGTCAAGGCTCTCAATCCCCGCAACGCCTGGCTCCCGATCGCCGAACCTTCCTGCGGGGGCGAGGAGTTCGTCTACTACGTCGAAGCGGCCGCCAATCCGGTCATCTTCGACTCGGGGACGGACGGCGACCCGTTCGTCCCGACCCGGGCGGGCGGTGTCGCCCCCTGGTTGCGCGGCGGCGGGGCTCCGGACGAGCCGCTCTACCGGCTGAACCGGATGGACCTCGCCGTCTTCGACTCCGTCGTGTGGGAACTCGTGCAGGATCTGGACGTGCTCGGCGGGCTGATGCACCAGCTGCCCGAGGACTCCACCCGGCGCCGGCAGCTGGCGCACGCCGTGGACCGTGCGCTGGACGTCATCGATCTCCAGGACATCGGCGGTACGGCCGCACCCGCACGCGAGGTCCTCGCTCCGTCGCTGGCCTCCCCCGCCCACGCGGGAGCCCATCGTGTCTCCGCCGTGGGCCACGCGCACATCGACACCGCCTGGCTCTGGCCCGTACGCGAGACGGTCCGCAAGGCGGCCCGGACCGTCTCGAACGTCACCGCCCTGATGGACGACCACCCGGACTTCCGCTTCGTCATGTCGCAGGCGCAGCAGCTGGCCTGGCTCAAGGAGCAACGGCCGGAGGTGTTCGCCCGCGTGGTCGAGAAGGTGCACACCGGGCAGTTCCTGCCGACCGGCAGCCTCTGGGTGGAGCCCGACACCAATCTGTCCGGCGGGGAGTCGCTGGTCCGGCAGTTCGTGCACGGGAAGCGCTTCTACCTGGAGGAGTTCGGGGTCGAGACGAAGGACATGTGGCTGCCCGACACGTTCGGGTACAACGCGGCTCTGCCCCAGCTCATGAAGCTGGCGGGCATCGAATGGTTCCTGACCCAGAAGATCTCCTGGAACACCACCAACGCCTTCCCCCACCACACCTTCTGGTGGGAGGGCATCGACGGGACCCGCATCTTCAGCCACTTCCCGCCCGTCGACTCCTACAACGGCGACCTCTCCGGCGCCGACATCGGACACACCGAGCGCAACTTCCGGGACAAGGGCGCGGCCAACCGTTCGCTCGTCCCCTTCGGCTACGGCGACGGCGGCGGTGGTCCCACCCGCGAGATGCTGGCTCGTGCGCGAAGGCTGGAGGACCTCGAAGGCTCGGCCCGGCTGGAGATGGAGGGCCCGGCGGAGTTCTTCACCAAGGCGCGGGAGGAGTACACGGACGCCCCCGTCTGGGTCGGTGAGCTCTACCTGGAGCTGCACCGCGGCACGCTGACCAGCCAGCTCGCCACCAAACAGGGCAATCGGCGCAGCGAGCACCTGCTGCGGGAAGCCGAGCTGTGGGCCGCCACCGCGACCCTGCGCACCGGCCGGCCGTATCCGTACGAACTGCTCGACCGGGTGTGGAAGACCGTACTGCTCCACCAGTTCCACGACATCCTGCCCGGTACGTCTATCGCCTGGGTGCACCGTGAGGCCGAGGAGACGTACGCGGAGGTGGCCCGCGAGCTCGGCGAGGTCATCGGCACCGCCCAGCGCAGCCTCTCGGCGGGCGCAAGCGGCAGTGGGACGGGCGGTGAGACCGTGTTCAACGCGGCGCCGCATGCCCGGGACGGCGTCCCCGCGCTCGGCGCCTCGCCGCGGGCACGGGCTGTCGGCCCCGTCGCCGCCCGGCCCACCGAGGACGGCGGGTTCGTCCTGGACAACGGCCTCGTGCGCATCACGGTGGATGCCCGGGGCCTGGTCACCTCCGCCCTCGACCTGACGGCCGGACGCGAGGCGCTCGCACCGGGCACGGTCGGCAACCTCCTCCAGCTGCACCAGGACTTCCCGAACCAGTGGGACGCCTGGGACGTCGACGCCTTCTACCGCAACACCGTGCGGGACCTGACCGAAGCCGACGAGGTCGGTGCGGTCCCCGACGGCGTACGGGTGGTGCGGAGCTTCAACGCCTCCCGCATCACCCAGGTGCTGCGCCTCGACGAGGGAAGCCGCCGTCTCGACATCGAGACGCACGTCGACTGGCAGGAGTGCGAGAAGATCCTCAAGGCCGCCTTCCCGCTCGACGTACGGGCGGCGGAGTCCAGTGCCGAGATTCCCTTCGGTCATGTCCGGCGCCCTACGCACAGCAACACCTCGTGGGACAGTGCCCGGTTCGAGATCTGTGCCCACCGCTATCTGCACCTCGCGGAGCCCGGCTGGGGTGCGGCCCTGGTCAACGACTCCAGCTACGGCCACGACGTGACGCGGGACGTGCGACCCGACGGCGGAACGACCACGACGGCGAGGGTCTCGCTCCTGCGCGCTCCGCTCTTCCCGGACCCCGACTGTGACCGGGGTGAGCACCGTCTGCGGTACGCGCTGGTCCTCGGCGCGGACATCCAGGACGCGATCCGCGAGGGATACCACTTCAACCTGCCCGAGCGCGCCGTCCCCGGCGGTGCGGCTGTCGAGCCGCTGGTGCGGATCGACGAGGAGGGTGTCGTCGTCGAGGCGGTCAAGCTCGCGGACGACCGTTCGGGCGATGTCGTGGTCCGCCTCTACGAGTCCGGGGGCGGTCGCGTGCGGACCACTCTCAGGGCCGGTTTCCCGGTGGTCTCCGCCCGGATCACGGATCTGCTGGAACGTGACATGGAGGGTGAGGCGGCACCGGCCCTGCGCGGATCCGAGGTGACGCTCTCGCTTCGCCCGTTCCAGATCCTGACCCTGCGGCTGGTACCCGGCGCGGGCGGGACCTCGGCTGCCGAAGCGGGCTGA
- a CDS encoding LacI family DNA-binding transcriptional regulator: MAQHLPGDGGAPTMRDVAARAGVSAMTVSRVLKNDTRVSETARERVLAAVEELGYRRNETARSLRLGGSGMIGLIVTNLANPFYSRLALGVQEVASEHGLRVLLSNTAEQVDKERGLVEDLASRQVDGMIVVPAGSSHRHLAPAALRGIPIVLASRPPAGMDADCVLVDDFGGAEQAAGQLIADGHRRIGFLGNPPALYTGAERFRGYWAAHESAGIEPDERQVRRGLTDVPTAEAAARALLESPDAPTALFCTNNRLTQGAIRAVRALDRPVALAGFDDFDLADVLGLPLTIVAYDADEIGRRAGQMLIDRINGASAEPIPARRTVVPTHVIRYGTR; this comes from the coding sequence ATGGCACAGCACCTCCCGGGCGACGGCGGAGCCCCGACGATGCGCGACGTCGCCGCCCGCGCCGGTGTCAGTGCCATGACGGTCTCCCGGGTGCTCAAGAACGACACCCGGGTCAGCGAGACGGCGCGGGAGCGTGTGCTGGCGGCCGTCGAGGAGCTCGGTTACCGGCGCAACGAGACGGCGCGCAGCCTGCGTCTGGGCGGCAGCGGGATGATCGGACTGATCGTCACCAACCTCGCCAACCCGTTCTATTCGCGTCTGGCTCTCGGTGTGCAGGAGGTGGCGTCCGAGCACGGTTTGCGGGTGCTGCTCAGCAACACCGCCGAGCAGGTCGACAAGGAGCGCGGGCTTGTCGAGGACCTGGCATCCCGTCAGGTCGACGGCATGATCGTCGTCCCGGCCGGCAGCAGCCACCGCCATCTGGCGCCCGCCGCGCTGCGTGGCATCCCGATCGTCCTGGCCTCCCGGCCGCCTGCCGGGATGGACGCCGACTGCGTCCTGGTCGACGACTTCGGCGGCGCCGAGCAGGCCGCCGGACAGCTCATCGCGGACGGCCACCGCCGGATCGGCTTCCTGGGCAACCCGCCCGCCCTCTACACCGGGGCGGAACGGTTCCGCGGATACTGGGCCGCCCACGAAAGCGCCGGGATCGAACCCGACGAGCGCCAGGTACGCCGCGGGCTCACCGATGTGCCGACCGCCGAGGCCGCCGCACGCGCGCTTCTCGAGTCACCCGACGCGCCGACGGCTCTCTTCTGCACCAACAACCGTCTGACACAGGGAGCCATCCGCGCCGTGCGAGCGCTCGACCGGCCGGTCGCGCTCGCCGGTTTCGACGACTTCGACCTCGCCGACGTCCTCGGTCTGCCGCTGACCATCGTCGCGTACGACGCCGACGAGATCGGCCGGCGGGCGGGCCAGATGCTCATCGACCGGATCAACGGCGCGTCCGCCGAGCCGATCCCGGCCCGCAGAACCGTCGTCCCCACCCACGTCATCCGCTACGGGACGCGCTGA
- a CDS encoding ROK family protein, which translates to MSRVPVLEIGGTHVTAAVIDTEAGLPVPFSAVRQPVPADAPARELLDAIAAVTDRVDVPAAAHWGVAIPGPFDYAAGVGRFRGIGKFESLHGVDVGAELLGRLPGAPSGISFVNDADAFAIGEYQAGAAAGRRRAVCITLGTGVGSSFLDGGNPVVDGPDVPPGGRAHRIAVDGLPLEEVVSRRAIRRFYARAAALPDDHRLPDVHDIAGSARAGDAHALRTVRHCFGALGRALAPWCERFRPELLVVGGSMAGSWDLVGPAVRAGFESWAPGTAPPTATALRPADAPLIGAAHWALHRSAGTPPVRI; encoded by the coding sequence ATGAGCCGCGTTCCCGTGCTGGAGATCGGCGGCACACACGTGACGGCCGCCGTCATCGACACCGAGGCCGGACTGCCCGTCCCCTTCTCCGCCGTACGGCAGCCGGTGCCCGCCGACGCACCGGCCCGTGAGCTCCTCGACGCGATCGCCGCCGTCACCGACCGTGTGGACGTCCCGGCGGCCGCGCACTGGGGTGTGGCGATACCCGGCCCCTTCGACTACGCCGCCGGCGTCGGCCGCTTCCGGGGAATCGGCAAGTTCGAGTCGCTGCACGGTGTGGACGTGGGCGCGGAACTGCTCGGCCGGCTCCCAGGGGCCCCGAGCGGCATCAGCTTCGTCAACGACGCCGACGCCTTCGCCATCGGCGAGTACCAGGCGGGCGCGGCCGCCGGCCGGCGCCGAGCCGTCTGCATCACGCTCGGCACCGGCGTCGGCTCCTCCTTCCTGGACGGTGGGAACCCGGTGGTGGACGGCCCCGACGTGCCGCCCGGCGGCAGGGCGCACCGGATCGCCGTCGACGGGCTCCCCCTGGAGGAGGTGGTCTCGCGGCGTGCGATCCGCAGGTTCTACGCCCGGGCCGCCGCATTGCCCGACGACCACCGCCTCCCGGACGTGCATGACATCGCCGGCTCTGCCCGCGCCGGTGACGCGCATGCCCTGCGGACGGTCCGGCACTGCTTCGGCGCTCTGGGCCGGGCACTCGCACCGTGGTGCGAACGCTTCCGGCCGGAACTCCTGGTCGTCGGAGGGTCGATGGCCGGGTCCTGGGACCTCGTGGGGCCCGCCGTCCGGGCAGGCTTCGAGTCGTGGGCTCCGGGGACCGCGCCCCCGACCGCCACGGCTCTGCGCCCTGCCGACGCACCTCTGATCGGCGCCGCCCACTGGGCTCTGCACCGGTCAGCCGGCACTCCCCCGGTACGGATCTAG
- a CDS encoding class I mannose-6-phosphate isomerase, translating to MHQPRPYERNPRYAATGGTVVTGWTAAVADLPTAPTVLALDGPAALDWEEAAGSLAATLRARGTEVTVCDVRGLWSAAAVERLCVPAADADAFFLPLAEFSMGDLFETPPVQQRPHAGVLLAYGPGAALAEPDLLWWADLPKRYAEEAVTRGELPLGANLGRPGTPGELRSLFYTDWPVGDRHRDAFAHRVDRWVDLQGEDPASLDGAAVRATLAALAAGPVRTRPFFNSTPWGGQWAARELGFEPRGGNTALGYELIAPEAGILVGQDAAAQVEIPFQLLCELHPEEFLGPDVHRRYGTSFPIRFDYLDTVGGGNLSLHLHPQEQYMRETFGWPYTQHETYYVTASEPGAQVYLGLRDSTDVDVMRKEVEAAAADGLPLRVEDHVMTHPADTGQLFMIPAGTPHSSGEGNLVLEISATPYLYSLRFYDWLRKGTSGAPRPLSYAHGFANLDTSRRGEDVLKDLVQQPRTVREGQGWREEIVGELPDMFYAVHRFVIEGPEAAEDDTAGRFHILNVSAGDGVVVETAGGLRHDLAFAETLTVPASVGPYRLHPVGSRPVHVVKSLVTQV from the coding sequence GTGCATCAGCCCCGTCCCTACGAACGCAACCCGCGGTACGCCGCCACCGGCGGCACCGTCGTCACCGGCTGGACGGCCGCCGTGGCGGACCTGCCGACGGCCCCCACCGTCCTCGCCCTCGACGGGCCCGCCGCACTGGACTGGGAGGAGGCCGCCGGCTCCCTCGCGGCCACCCTGCGCGCCCGGGGCACCGAAGTCACCGTGTGCGATGTGCGGGGCCTGTGGTCCGCGGCGGCCGTCGAACGGCTCTGTGTCCCGGCCGCGGACGCGGACGCCTTCTTCCTGCCCCTCGCCGAGTTCTCCATGGGCGACCTCTTCGAGACGCCCCCCGTTCAGCAGCGCCCGCACGCCGGCGTCCTTCTCGCCTACGGTCCGGGGGCCGCCCTCGCCGAGCCCGACCTGCTCTGGTGGGCCGACCTCCCGAAGCGGTACGCCGAGGAGGCCGTCACCCGCGGAGAGCTGCCGCTCGGTGCCAACCTCGGCCGCCCCGGCACCCCCGGGGAGCTGCGCAGCCTCTTCTACACGGACTGGCCCGTCGGTGACCGTCACCGCGACGCCTTCGCCCACCGGGTCGACCGCTGGGTCGACCTCCAGGGCGAGGACCCCGCCTCGCTGGACGGCGCCGCCGTGCGGGCCACCCTCGCCGCGCTGGCGGCCGGCCCCGTCCGCACCCGCCCCTTCTTCAATTCCACACCGTGGGGCGGACAGTGGGCCGCGCGGGAGCTCGGCTTCGAGCCCCGGGGCGGGAACACGGCCCTCGGCTACGAGCTCATCGCCCCCGAAGCCGGGATCCTGGTCGGCCAGGACGCGGCGGCCCAGGTGGAGATCCCCTTCCAGCTCCTGTGCGAACTGCACCCCGAGGAGTTCCTCGGCCCGGATGTCCACCGCCGCTACGGCACGTCGTTCCCCATCCGGTTCGACTACCTCGACACGGTCGGCGGCGGCAACCTTTCCCTGCACCTGCATCCGCAGGAGCAGTACATGCGGGAAACATTCGGCTGGCCGTACACCCAGCACGAGACGTACTACGTGACCGCGAGCGAACCCGGTGCACAGGTCTATCTCGGCCTGCGGGACAGTACGGACGTGGACGTCATGCGCAAGGAGGTCGAGGCGGCCGCAGCGGACGGGCTGCCGCTGCGCGTCGAGGACCACGTGATGACGCACCCGGCGGACACCGGGCAGCTCTTCATGATCCCGGCCGGCACCCCGCACTCGTCCGGCGAGGGCAACCTGGTCCTGGAGATCAGCGCCACGCCCTACCTCTACTCCCTGCGCTTCTACGACTGGCTGCGCAAGGGCACTTCCGGCGCCCCCCGGCCGCTCTCGTACGCGCACGGCTTCGCCAACCTCGACACCTCCCGGCGCGGCGAAGACGTCCTGAAGGACCTCGTCCAGCAGCCGCGGACCGTGCGCGAGGGACAGGGCTGGCGTGAGGAGATCGTCGGTGAGCTGCCCGACATGTTCTACGCGGTGCACCGCTTCGTGATCGAGGGTCCGGAGGCCGCCGAGGACGACACCGCGGGCCGCTTCCACATCCTCAACGTCTCGGCCGGTGATGGCGTCGTCGTGGAGACCGCCGGCGGCCTCCGTCACGACCTCGCCTTCGCCGAGACCCTCACCGTGCCCGCGTCCGTCGGCCCCTACCGGCTGCACCCCGTCGGCAGCCGGCCGGTGCACGTGGTGAAGTCCCTGGTGACGCAGGTATGA
- a CDS encoding ABC transporter substrate-binding protein, which yields MRSTGETTEQSSHPIRRRTVLAGLGAGAAAALAGGCARGDSTASIPGTTSLANDNATWDAGYVAAGRELKKLTGYALRPLSNPNPTAYTQVTQISLQTTKATDLIKWQSGYNLKQLARTGSLSDLTGMWDAYERKGWVTRSLRDAMSYRGAVYGVPLYQSYYVLFYNTQLFDKHGLRAPETWDELLHTAEVLKKSGVTPFVATQNGNWPAYEWFEELISKVDPGFYADLIAGRARYTDPQAHKAMQIWQDFMKKGWMTPADFDQNNGPAALKTGKVGMFLHGSWQSQGLAAAGMKPGEGFDAFVLPPVDSSTKRSVITEAGVLAVPERAVSHDAAMANAGNWLHPSVQRVWTDFLQDGSANPKAVTSNPVLARIRKRAQREHWTELPRYGQSGPPNLMQGNTDDLGAFMTQAMSAEATLRSMASRASKEWAAWNKDES from the coding sequence ATGAGATCAACCGGCGAGACGACAGAGCAGTCGTCTCACCCGATCCGCCGGCGCACCGTGCTGGCGGGCCTCGGCGCCGGCGCGGCGGCCGCGCTGGCCGGAGGCTGCGCACGCGGCGACAGCACGGCCTCGATTCCGGGTACGACGTCACTGGCCAACGACAACGCGACCTGGGACGCGGGATACGTCGCAGCCGGACGCGAGCTCAAGAAGCTCACCGGATACGCGCTGCGCCCGCTGTCCAACCCGAACCCCACCGCCTACACCCAGGTCACGCAGATCTCCCTGCAGACGACCAAGGCGACGGACCTGATCAAGTGGCAGTCGGGCTACAACCTCAAGCAACTCGCGCGCACCGGCAGCCTCAGCGACCTGACCGGGATGTGGGACGCGTACGAGCGCAAGGGCTGGGTGACCAGGTCCCTGCGCGACGCGATGTCCTACCGGGGCGCCGTGTACGGGGTGCCCCTCTACCAGTCGTACTACGTGCTGTTCTACAACACACAGCTCTTCGACAAGCACGGGCTGCGGGCACCGGAGACATGGGACGAGCTGCTCCACACCGCGGAGGTGCTCAAGAAGTCCGGCGTCACCCCGTTCGTCGCCACGCAGAACGGCAACTGGCCCGCGTACGAGTGGTTCGAGGAGCTGATCAGCAAGGTCGATCCGGGCTTCTACGCCGACCTGATCGCGGGCCGGGCCCGGTACACCGATCCGCAGGCGCACAAGGCCATGCAGATCTGGCAGGACTTCATGAAGAAGGGCTGGATGACCCCGGCCGACTTCGACCAGAACAACGGCCCTGCCGCACTGAAGACCGGCAAGGTCGGCATGTTCCTGCACGGTTCCTGGCAGTCGCAGGGGCTGGCGGCGGCCGGGATGAAGCCGGGCGAGGGTTTCGACGCCTTCGTCCTGCCTCCGGTCGACTCCTCCACGAAGCGGTCCGTGATCACCGAGGCGGGCGTCCTCGCCGTGCCCGAGAGGGCCGTGTCGCACGACGCCGCCATGGCCAACGCGGGCAACTGGCTGCACCCCTCGGTCCAGCGCGTGTGGACCGACTTCCTCCAGGACGGCTCGGCCAACCCGAAAGCAGTCACCTCCAATCCGGTGCTCGCCCGCATCAGGAAGAGGGCGCAGCGCGAACACTGGACCGAGCTGCCCCGCTACGGACAGTCCGGGCCGCCCAACCTCATGCAGGGAAACACCGACGACCTGGGCGCCTTCATGACACAGGCCATGTCGGCGGAGGCGACCCTGCGCAGCATGGCGAGCCGGGCCTCCAAGGAATGGGCCGCCTGGAACAAGGACGAATCATGA
- a CDS encoding carbohydrate ABC transporter permease: MTSAVDRRPTAAPSPVPPPASPVRTPPRRLKDRLAGAGFLAPAVLLVAALLLTPFAVTLYRSFFSDGRVSSFNRLTNYGLFLSDPVLAKSIENTLMWVVGTVALPLVLGLGIAVMTNQSGWSRVARLLVVLPYAISGSAVAVVWNFILTTDGAANQALQALGLGSFAQGWLLEWPGNTLVMIVANTWQSTGVAVILFLVGLQTIPPETLEAASLDGADGLRKFWYVVMPQLRTVSVIVVGSSLVNGLKSFDLIWVLTQGGPGRNSETLAVSMYQETFLALRPGAGAAVAVVLTVIVLLASWLYLRRQLTPKGA; encoded by the coding sequence ATGACATCGGCAGTCGACAGGCGCCCCACGGCAGCCCCTTCACCCGTGCCGCCACCCGCATCCCCCGTCCGCACACCCCCGCGCAGGCTGAAGGACAGGCTGGCCGGAGCCGGCTTCCTGGCACCCGCCGTCCTGCTCGTCGCCGCCCTGCTCCTCACCCCGTTCGCCGTGACGCTGTACCGCAGCTTCTTCAGCGACGGCCGGGTCTCGTCCTTCAACCGGCTCACCAACTACGGTCTGTTCCTCAGCGATCCGGTTCTCGCGAAGTCCATCGAGAACACCCTGATGTGGGTGGTCGGCACGGTCGCCCTGCCGCTGGTCCTGGGCCTGGGTATCGCGGTCATGACCAACCAGTCCGGATGGTCCCGGGTGGCCCGGCTGCTCGTGGTCCTGCCGTACGCGATCTCCGGATCCGCCGTGGCCGTCGTGTGGAACTTCATCCTCACCACGGACGGTGCGGCGAACCAGGCCCTCCAGGCGCTCGGCCTGGGCTCGTTCGCCCAGGGCTGGCTGCTCGAATGGCCGGGCAACACCCTCGTCATGATCGTCGCCAACACCTGGCAGTCCACCGGTGTGGCCGTGATCCTCTTCCTGGTCGGCCTGCAGACCATCCCTCCGGAGACTCTGGAGGCGGCGTCGCTCGACGGCGCCGACGGCCTGCGGAAGTTCTGGTACGTCGTCATGCCCCAGCTGCGGACGGTGTCGGTGATCGTCGTCGGCAGCAGCCTGGTCAACGGGCTGAAGTCCTTCGACCTCATCTGGGTGCTGACTCAGGGCGGACCCGGCCGCAACTCCGAGACCCTCGCGGTCTCGATGTACCAGGAGACGTTCCTCGCGCTGCGTCCCGGCGCCGGGGCGGCGGTCGCCGTCGTCCTCACCGTCATCGTGCTGCTGGCCTCGTGGCTGTATCTGCGGCGCCAGCTGACCCCGAAAGGCGCATGA
- a CDS encoding carbohydrate ABC transporter permease → MTTRRISAGTAVRNTVLVLVSLLWAVPTWLLVVNALVPAADYSGSPHWLPHGGFGLFDNMSQAWTRARLGPAMGNSLLYAVTSSAAAIVVATTAAFATVIMPVKRKTLWFWLIYSGTLLPLQVFLRPLFLAYARTGLYDAQIGLFLVYVAVAIPFAYFIMRNFAQTLPGEVIEAARLDGASWWRVFWQIHVPLSRSAMVAAFVFQFVAVWNDLLFGITLSTSRNIRPVMAALAELQGNYSNVGPPVVLGGALLVSLPTVVLFFSAQRFFVSSLKLG, encoded by the coding sequence ATGACCACCCGCCGCATCTCCGCCGGAACCGCCGTCCGCAACACGGTCCTGGTCCTCGTCTCCCTCCTCTGGGCCGTACCCACCTGGCTGCTGGTGGTCAACGCCCTGGTGCCGGCCGCCGACTACAGCGGCAGCCCGCACTGGCTGCCGCACGGTGGCTTCGGTCTGTTCGACAACATGTCGCAGGCGTGGACCAGGGCCAGGCTGGGCCCTGCGATGGGCAACAGCCTGCTCTACGCGGTGACCAGCTCGGCCGCCGCCATCGTGGTGGCCACGACCGCCGCGTTCGCCACCGTGATCATGCCCGTGAAGCGCAAGACCCTGTGGTTCTGGCTGATCTACTCGGGCACGCTGCTGCCTCTCCAGGTCTTCCTGCGCCCGCTGTTCCTCGCCTACGCGCGCACCGGCCTCTACGACGCGCAGATCGGCCTGTTCCTGGTCTACGTCGCGGTGGCGATCCCGTTCGCGTACTTCATCATGCGCAACTTCGCCCAGACGCTGCCCGGTGAGGTGATCGAGGCGGCGAGGCTGGACGGCGCGTCCTGGTGGCGCGTCTTCTGGCAGATCCACGTGCCGCTGTCCAGGTCCGCGATGGTCGCCGCGTTCGTCTTCCAGTTCGTCGCCGTATGGAACGACCTGCTCTTCGGGATCACCCTGTCCACCAGCCGCAACATCCGCCCGGTGATGGCCGCGCTCGCGGAGCTCCAGGGCAACTACTCCAATGTCGGGCCCCCGGTCGTGCTGGGCGGAGCGCTGCTCGTCTCGCTGCCGACCGTCGTCCTGTTCTTCTCCGCGCAACGGTTCTTCGTCAGCAGTCTCAAGCTCGGCTGA